Proteins from one Hemitrygon akajei unplaced genomic scaffold, sHemAka1.3 Scf000047, whole genome shotgun sequence genomic window:
- the LOC140720803 gene encoding uncharacterized protein has product MAHQRVHTGERPFTCSDCGKGFTLSAHLLRHQSIHTGERPFTCSDCRKTFTSSSELKLHQRVHTGEKPFICSDCGKGFISSSNLKVHQRVHTGERPFTCSDCGKECTSSFQLKIHQRVHTGERPFTCSDCGKGFTSSSNLKLHERVHTRERPFTCSVCGKGCALSSHLLRHQLVHTGERPFTCSDCGKRFNSSSQLKVHQRVHTGERPFTCSDCGKRFNSSSQLKVHQRVHTGERPFTCSDCGKGFTQSSHLQAHQRVHTGERSFTCSDCGKAFTRFATLQAHRSVHTGERPFTCSDCGKGFTSSYKLKVHQRVHTGERPFSCSDCGKGFTQSSHLRAHYSVHTGETLDTYT; this is encoded by the exons atggctcaccagcgagttcacactggtgagcggccgttcacctgctcagactgtgggaagggattcacgttgtcagctcacctactgagacaccagtcaattcacactggtgagaggccattcacctgctctgactgtagGAAAACATTTACTTCGTCATCTGAACttaagttacatcagcgagttcacactggggagaagccgttcatctgctcagactgtgggaaaggattcatttcATCATCTAACCTTAaagtgcatcagcgagttcacactggggagaggccgttcacctgctcagactgtgggaaagaatGCACTTCATCATTCCAACttaagatacatcagcgagttcacactggggagaggccattcacctgctcagactgtgggaaaggattcacttcgtcatctaatCTTAAGCTACATGAGCGAGTTCACACtcgggagaggccgttcacctgctcagtctgtgggaagggatgcgcgttgtcatctcacctactgagacatcagttagtacacactggtgagaggccgttcacctgctcagactgtgggaaaagattcaatTCGTCATCTCAacttaaggtacatcagcgagttcacactggtgagaggccgttcacctgctcagactgtgggaaaagattcaatTCATCATCTCAacttaaggtacatcagcgagttcacactggggagaggccattcacctgctcagactgtgggaaaggattcactcagtcatcccacctacaagcacatcagcgagttcacactggggagaggtcgttcacctgctcagactgtgggaaggcattcacacggtTCGCTACCCTACAAGCAcaccggtcagttcacactggggagaggccattcacctgctcagactgtgggaaaggattcacttcgtcatataaacttaaggtacatcagcgagttcacactggggagaggccattctcctgctcagactgtggaaaaggattcactcagtcatcccacctgcgaGCACACTactcagttcacaccggggagactCTGGACACTT atacttAA
- the LOC140720804 gene encoding uncharacterized protein: MAHQRVHTGERPFTCSECGKGFNQSSHLKVHQRVHTGERPFTCSDCGKGFTQSSHLQSHQRVHTGERPFTCSDCGKGFTCSSDLKKHQRVHTGERPFTCSDCGKGFTRSSFLKVHQKVHTGERPFTCSDCGKGFILSSELKVHQRVHTGERPFTCSDCGKGFTQSFKLKIHQRVHTGERPFTCSDCGKRFTQLAHLRAHRSVHTGERPFTCSYCGEGFILSSQLLSHQSVHTGERPFTCSDCGKGFTQSYTLLVHQRLHTGERPFTCSDCGKGFTQSSKLKLHQRVHTGERPFTCSDCGKGFTCSSELKVHWRVHTGERPFICSECGKGFIQSCNLKVHQRVHTGERPFTCSDCGKGFTRSSELKVHWRVHTGERPFICSECGKGFIQSCTLKVHQRVHTGERPFTCSDCGKGFTQSSHLQAHLSVHTGEKPFTC, from the coding sequence ATggctcatcagcgagttcacaccggggagcggccgttcacctgctcagaatgtgggaaggggttcaatcagtcatctcatctgaaggtacatcagcgagttcacactggggagaggccgttcacctgctcagactgtgggaagggattcactcagtcatcccacctacagagtcatcagcgagttcacactggggagaggccattcacctgctcagactgtgggaagggattcacttgctcatctgatctgaagaaacatcagcgagttcacactggggagaggccattcacctgctcagactgtgggaagggattcactcggtcatcttttctgaaggtacatcagaaagttcacactggggagcggccattcacctgctcagactgtgggaagggattcattctgtcatctgaactgaaggtacatcagcgagttcacactggagagaggccgttcacctgctcagactgtgggaaaggattcactcagtcatttaaactgaaaatacatcagcgagttcacactggagagcgaccattcacctgctcagattgtgggaagagattcacacagtTAGCCCACCTACgagcacacaggtcagttcacactggggagaggccatttacctgttcatactgtggggagggattcattttgtcatctcagctactgagccaccagtcagttcacactggggagaggccattcacctgctcagactgtgggaagggattcactcagtcatacacCCTACTGGTTCACCAGCGccttcacaccggggagcggccgttcacctgttcggactgtgggaagggattcactcagtcatctaaactgaagttacatcagagagttcacactggagagaggccatttacctgctcagactgtgggaagggattcacttgctcatctgaactgaaggtacattggagagttcacactggggagcggcctttcatctgctcagaatgtgggaagggattcattcaatcatgcaatctgaaggtacatcagcgagttcacactggggaacgaccgttcacctgctcagactgtgggaagggattcactcggtcatctgaactgaaggtacattggagagttcacactggggagcggccgttcatctgctcagaatgtgggaagggattcattcaatcatgcactctgaaggtacatcagcgagttcacactggggaaagaccgttcacctgctcagactgtgggaagggattcactcagtcctcccacctacaagcacacctgtcagttcatactggggagaagccattcacctgctga
- the LOC140720833 gene encoding uncharacterized protein — protein sequence MLIPDTSTPFTCSDCGKGFTCSSKLKIHQRIHTGEKLFTCSDCGKGFTQSSELKVHQRVHTGERPFTCSVCEKGFTTSSHLLIHLSVHTAVRDFTCSVCGKTFTQSSNLQRHQQVHTGEKLFTCSDCGKGFTRSFNLQSHQRVHTGEWLFTCSDCGKGFTQASHLRRHQSVHTGEKPFTCSVCGKTFTQSSNLQTHQRVHTGEKPFTCSDCGKGFTQLGSLQTHQLVHTGERPFTCSDCGKRFITSSHLVTHQSVHTAERDFTRSDCEKGFTQSSDLLAHQ from the exons atgctcattccagataccagcact CCGTTTACCtgttcggactgtgggaagggattcacttgctcatctaaactgaagatccatcaaagaattcacactggggagaaactgtttacctgctcagactgtgggaagggattcactcagtcatctgaactgaaggtacatcagagagttcacactggggagaggccgttcacctgctcagtctgtgagaagggattcaccacatcatctcacctactgattcacctgtcagttcacactgcagtgagagatttcacctgctcagtctgtgggaagacattcactcagtcatctaaccttcagagacaccagcaagttcacactggggagaagctgttcacctgctcagactgtgggaaaggattcactcgatcattcaacctacagagtcaccagcgagttcacactggggagtggctgttcacttgctcagactgtgggaagggattcactcaggcaTCTCACTTacggagacaccagtcagttcacactggggagaagccattcacctgctcagtctgtgggaagacattcactcagtcatccaacctacagacacaccagcgagttcacactggggagaagccgttcacttgctcagactgtggaaagggattcacacagttaggtAGCCTACAaacacaccagttagttcacactggggagcggccattcacctgctcagactgtgggaagagattcatcacatcatctcacctagtgactcaccagtcagttcacactgcagagagggatttcacccgctcagattgtgagaagggattcactcagtcatctgatctgctggcacaccagtga